The following coding sequences are from one Epinephelus moara isolate mb chromosome 7, YSFRI_EMoa_1.0, whole genome shotgun sequence window:
- the il10rb gene encoding interleukin-10 receptor subunit beta, with amino-acid sequence MSAAFYICLLFLCLQTNAVGAELAPPENVTIITLNTDYTLSWDWDQSSAKNHTVNFTTQYVAKYKLKSKKKNPIWSTVCEETSHRSCDLTKLNLYYLGIYVLRVRANVNGRLSDWTLKEFCPDKDAAVGPPSKVDLSPAGSDLDIFITDPLTSTNSSMKDHHPELYYHILYWERSGDRQPLRTQMLTSSANMVTLPNLKAWTWYCVSIQSCYDFYNKSSSFTSPHCMQTEGVIPWWQILGYFLVSLVSCFMVMLLLLCGFFWFVKTLKATLYPSIQLPPHFQYLYDSPGSDIPHLLTPDSDSDLLCDKVTVCPEPLVLEIHEPPPEVLPAPPLGLEPDSSGRHSRQDSSGSGDSGVYSTGGSSSLRQPNSNQSSAGAEDCEQGHFDLQQVKMQDMAPRLKTQLLITDEGIVDMCV; translated from the exons TGGGAGCAGAGCTGGCCCCACCAGAGAATGTGACCATTATCACCTTGAACACCGATTATACACTGAGCTGGGATTGGGACCAGAGTTCTGCAAAGAATCACACTGTCAACTTCACCACACAATATGTTGC GAAGTACAAACTGAAGTCTAAGAAAAAGAATCCGATCTGGTCTACGGTGTGTGAGGAGACATCACATAGGTCATGTGACCTCACAAAGTTAAACCTGTACTACCTGGGCATCTACGTGCTTCGTGTACGAGCTAATGTGAACGGACGTCTCTCCGACTGGACGCTGAAGGAGTTCTGCCCAGATAAAgatg CTGCTGTGGGTCCTCCAAGCAAAGTGGATCTTTCTCCTGCTGGAAGTGACCTGGACATTTTCATCACTGACCCTCTGACCAGTACCAACAGTTCAATGAAGGATCATCATCCTGAGCTGTACTACCACATCCTCTACTGGGAACgctctggagacagacag CCCTTAAGGACCCAGATGTTGACTAGCAGTGCCAACATGGTGACTTTGCCCAACTTGAAGGCCTGGACTTGGTACTGTGTGAGCATTCAGTCATGCTATGACTTCTACAACAAGAGCAGCAGCTTCACCTCACCCCACTGCATGCAGACTGAAG GTGTCATTCCATGGTGGCAGATCTTGGGGTACTTCCTGGTCTCTCTGGTTAGCTGCTTCATGGTCATGCTGCTCTTACTCTGTGGCTTCTTTTGGTTCGTAAAGACCCTCAAGGCCACGTTGTACCCCTCCATCCAGCTCCCTCCACACTTCCAG TATCTTTATGACTCACCTGGCTCTGACATTCCTCACCTCCTCACCCCGGATTCAGACTCAGACCTGTTGTGCGACAAGGTGACCGTCTGTCCAGAGCCACTGGTCCTGGAAATCCATGAGCCCCCCCCTGAGGTCCTGCCAGCACCCCCTTTAGGCCTGGAGCCAGACAGCAG TGGCAGACACAGTCGTCAGGACAGCAGCGGCAGTGGAGACTCAGGAGTGTACTCCACAGGGGGCAGCTCCAGCCTGCGGCAGCCCAACAGCAATCAATCCTCTGCAGGGGCTGAAGACTGTGAGCAGGGTCACTTTGACTTGCAGCAGGTGAAGATGCAGGACATGGCTCCGAGGCTCAAGACTCAACTTCTGATCACAGACGAGGGCATTGTAGACATGTGTGTCTGA